One Pseudomonadota bacterium genomic window, CGACCTATCGGCGACTTGGTTGATGCACTAACGAATATTGGAGCTAACATCAGCTATGAGAACCAAAAGAATTTTTTGCCGCTAAGAGTAAAAAAAAGTAACAGACTAAAATTTGATGCACCTATAGAAGTGCGGGGTGATGTTTCGAGCCAATTCCTTTCCGGCCTATTACTCTCGCTTCCTTTATTGGGTCGAGGTGTTTCGATAAAAGTGACAGGTATATTGGTTTCTAAGCCATATGTTCAAATGACGTTAGATCTTATGAAGCTTTTTGGCGTATCGGTGCAGAACGTCGATTGGGCAGAGTTTCATATTGATGGGGGTCAGGTCTATCGCAGCCCCGGTGCTTTGGAGATTGAAGTTGATGTGAGCAGTGCCTCTTATTTTTTTGCGGCAGGTCTTCTTGGCGGAGGGCCGATTGTCGTTCAAAACATCTCGCAAAATAGCATCCAAGGAGATATTCAATTTTTGGATGTCTTGAGCCGAATTGGTGCTGACGTCAGTTGGACTGAGCGAGGGGTATCCGTTTCAATGCCAAAAAATAATCGTGTAAAAGCGTTTAATTTGGACCTTAATCATATTCCAGATGCGGCAATGACACTGGCGGTGATCGCGTTATTTGCTGACGGACCATGTGAACTTAGAAATATTGAGAATTGGCGTATTAAAGAGACTGATCGCCTGTCCGCTATGGCAACGGAGTTAAGAAAGCTTGGCGCGACCGTAAATGAGGGAGTTAGTAGTTTGGAGATTGAACCGCCGACATTGCTTACCGAGGGTGTTTGTATTGATACGTATGATGACCATCGTATGGCTATGTGCTTCTCGCTCGCTTGCTTTGCTGGTCTAAACATTACAATTAACAACCCGCTGTGTGTTAACAAAACGTTTCCAGATTATTTTGATATTTTAGAGTCTGTACTCCAAGCGCCAGTGGTGACGATTGATGGCCCGAGTGGTTCGGGTAAGGGTACGGTCGGGAAGAAGACTGCTGAAAGGTTAGGTTTCTCCTATCTTGATAGCGGTGCGTTGTATCGAGGGATTGGTCTTTGTTATTTGGACAGTGGCGCTAATCTTGACCTTGATGATAGCGCTTCTGTCGAGACTTTTCTTAACGGCATTAGTCTTGAATTTTCTGGTGGGCTACTATTTGTTAATGGTGAGGATGTGTCACGACGTATTAGAGAGGAAGAGGTCTCTATGGCAGCAAGTAAAGTTGCGAAAAGTGAAGCCATTAGAAGCCGGTTGTATCGGATTCAGAGGAGTGTTCGGCGGGCTCCAGGGTTGGTTGCCGAAGGGCGAGATATGGGGACGACGGTATTTCCTGACGCTAAGTTGAAAATTTTTCTCACAGCGTCTCTAGAGGAAAGAGCAAGGAGGCGCTTTCTACAGTTGGTAGAAAGTAATGGCCGTGTTAATATGGAGGGTCTTGTCGCTGAGATGAGGTGCAGAGATGTCGAGGATGGTTCTCGAAACTTCTCTCCGATGCGTCAGGCAGAGTCCGCTATTGAGCTTGATAGTACAGGTAAGAGTGTCGACGAAGTGGTCCAAGCTATCCTAAGTAGTTATAGAGAAGCTGGTCAAGGGTCTACGGTCTGATTGTTTCGAGCTTGTTTGATATGCGTTTTTTTAACTTTAATCGAGAGAGTCGAACGTGTTTGTTTCTTGAGTTAACTGTCTCCAAAAAAATATTTTATGACAACCACTAATATTGAAAGTCCAGCAACTGATAGTTTTGCAGCAATGTTTGAAGAGAGCTTGTTGCGCCAAGAAATGCGCGCAGGTGAGATAATAACCGCGGAAGTAACGCGTATCGATCATAATTTTGTTGTAGTTAATGCGGGATTGAAGTCAGAGAGTTATATCGCGCTTGCAGAGTTTAAAGATGATAAAGGATTGCTTCAGGTACAAATTGGCGATTATGTGTCGGTGGCTATTGAGTCGATTGAGGACGGATATGGTGAGACTAAACTATCGCGTGAAAAAGCCAAAAGAATGGCCGCGTGGTTGAGTTTGGAAAAGGCAATGGAAGAAGGTACGATTGTTGAAGGTTTCGTTTCTGGGCGTGTTAAAGGCGGGCTTACCGTTACGCTGGACACTATTCGAGCATTCTTACCCGGATCTTTAGTGGATGTACGACCAGTTAAGGATACAACGCCTTACGAAGAAAAAACGCTTGAATTTAAGGTGATCAAATTAGATCGACGTCGGAATAATGTTGTCGTGTCCAGACGTGCAGTGTTGGAAGATAGTCTTGGCGAAGAGCGTCAAAAAATCCTTGAGAATCTTCAGGAAGGTGCCGTAGTCAAAGGAGTTATTAAAAACATTACTGATTATGGTGCATTTGTTGATCTTGGTGGTATTGATGGTTTGCTACATATTACTGATTTGGCATGGCGTAGAGTCAAGCATCCTTCGGAGATTGTGAATATTGGTGATGAAGTAGAAGCTAAAGTACTTAAATTTGATCAAGAGAAGAGTCGTGTCTCTCTTGGTTTGAAACAATTAGGCGAAGACCCGTGGACTGGGCTATCACGAAGGTTGCCTAAAACGACTAGATTGCACGGAAAAATATCTAATTTGACTGATTACGGAGCATTTGTTGAGATCGAGCCTGGTATTGAAGGTCTTGTGCACTTGTCTGAAATGGACTGGACGAATAAAAATGTGCATCCAGCTAAAATCGTTCAGCTGGGTGATGAAGTGGAAGTTATGATTCTTGAGATTGACGAGGATCGACGTCGAATTTCGCTTGGAATGAAACAATGCGCACCAAATCCATGGGATGAATTCGCTGCTACCGCTACAAAAGGAGATCGTGTCAAAGGGTCAATTAAATCCATTACGGATTTTGGTATATTTATTGGTCTTCTAGGAGGTATTGATGGATTGGTGCATACATCAGATTTATCTTGGACAGAACCGGGAGAAGATGCTGTTCGGAAGTACAAAAAAGGAGATGAGGTCGAGGCCATTATCTTGTTGATTGATGTCGAGCGAGAACGCATTTCGCTTGGTGTGAAGCAACTAGAAGCAGATCCTCGTAGTAATGTTGTTTCTGATTTCGAAAAAGGTTCTGTCTTAGATGGTACCGTAAAATCTCTAGATGCTAAGGGTTTAGTCATTGATCTTGGCGGTGATGTGGAGGGATTCATTAAGATTTTAGAGTTGTCGCGAGACAAGAGGGTATCGGTCGATGGTTTTACGGTAGGTCAAACTGTGCAGGCTATGGTAAGTTCAGTAGACCGGAAGACCCGCGTAGTTAATCTTTCTATTAAAGCTAAAGAGGCAGCTGAGGAAACCGATGCAATTAAGAAGCATGCGTTGGATAGTGACACAGAAAACGCCGGCACCACGAATCTGGGAGTTCTGCTTAAGGCAAAAATGGAGAATAATTAAGCATCACAATTGCAAGTAAATGTATTAAGGAGTACAGGTTGTATGACAAAGTCTGAGCTTATAAGTCGATTGGTGGGAAGGCTGCCTGCATTCAAAGAAGACGATGTCGCATTTTCTGTGGGTTTGCTATTAGAGGCTGTACTTGCGACCTTGGAAAAAGGGCAGCGCGCCGAGATTAGGGGATTTGGTAGTTTTGCTTTGAATTATAGACCTCCTCGAAATGGGAGAAACCCTAAGAGCGGTGAGCAAGTCTCTGTGTTACCAAAGTACGTACCGCACTTTAAGCCCGGGAAAGAGCTTAAGAATAGAGTGAATGCTAAATCTGGAATGTGATTGCGGAATTATTGTTGGATGCAGAACTGTCGATGTTAAAGTAGGTTGGAAGAGCGGTCGAAATTTTCTCGAGCGCTTTTTTTTCGCTTTTCGTAGCTTATTTTACTGAATAAGGAGAGGTCATATAGCATGCTTAGATTTGTATCCGGCTTGTTAAAGCTAATCCTTTCCGTCTACTCTAATTTTTGTTTTTGCAATCTATAATTTTGAGTGGTCACACTACAGTTTGCTAATGTTTATGAGTTTGATTTGCCGCTTGCGGTAGTTATATTTATAGTTTTTATGATGGGCTTGGTGCTGGAGGCTACGGTGACTTGGTTTAGTAGATGAACTATCAAGAAGCGCCAATAGATATGTAGGAATATTCGATGGATTTTGAAAACTGGTGGTTGCTCGCTTTCCCGTTGTTTTTTTTTCTTGGGTGGCTTGCGGCTAAGATCGATATCAGGCAGCTCATGAATGAGACTAGACAAATTCCATCGATATATATCGAAGGGTTAAAC contains:
- the aroA gene encoding 3-phosphoshikimate 1-carboxyvinyltransferase; translation: MILSRDDQKITLGAPYGAAGTVVIPGSKSISNRGLILAALSTGVTELKGLLHSDDTRVMIDALRTLGLTISVAYDTTSVTGCGGVFPNQIADLFLGNAGTAVRSLVPVLALGQGQYDIRGVPRMHERPIGDLVDALTNIGANISYENQKNFLPLRVKKSNRLKFDAPIEVRGDVSSQFLSGLLLSLPLLGRGVSIKVTGILVSKPYVQMTLDLMKLFGVSVQNVDWAEFHIDGGQVYRSPGALEIEVDVSSASYFFAAGLLGGGPIVVQNISQNSIQGDIQFLDVLSRIGADVSWTERGVSVSMPKNNRVKAFNLDLNHIPDAAMTLAVIALFADGPCELRNIENWRIKETDRLSAMATELRKLGATVNEGVSSLEIEPPTLLTEGVCIDTYDDHRMAMCFSLACFAGLNITINNPLCVNKTFPDYFDILESVLQAPVVTIDGPSGSGKGTVGKKTAERLGFSYLDSGALYRGIGLCYLDSGANLDLDDSASVETFLNGISLEFSGGLLFVNGEDVSRRIREEEVSMAASKVAKSEAIRSRLYRIQRSVRRAPGLVAEGRDMGTTVFPDAKLKIFLTASLEERARRRFLQLVESNGRVNMEGLVAEMRCRDVEDGSRNFSPMRQAESAIELDSTGKSVDEVVQAILSSYREAGQGSTV
- the rpsA gene encoding 30S ribosomal protein S1, yielding MTTTNIESPATDSFAAMFEESLLRQEMRAGEIITAEVTRIDHNFVVVNAGLKSESYIALAEFKDDKGLLQVQIGDYVSVAIESIEDGYGETKLSREKAKRMAAWLSLEKAMEEGTIVEGFVSGRVKGGLTVTLDTIRAFLPGSLVDVRPVKDTTPYEEKTLEFKVIKLDRRRNNVVVSRRAVLEDSLGEERQKILENLQEGAVVKGVIKNITDYGAFVDLGGIDGLLHITDLAWRRVKHPSEIVNIGDEVEAKVLKFDQEKSRVSLGLKQLGEDPWTGLSRRLPKTTRLHGKISNLTDYGAFVEIEPGIEGLVHLSEMDWTNKNVHPAKIVQLGDEVEVMILEIDEDRRRISLGMKQCAPNPWDEFAATATKGDRVKGSIKSITDFGIFIGLLGGIDGLVHTSDLSWTEPGEDAVRKYKKGDEVEAIILLIDVERERISLGVKQLEADPRSNVVSDFEKGSVLDGTVKSLDAKGLVIDLGGDVEGFIKILELSRDKRVSVDGFTVGQTVQAMVSSVDRKTRVVNLSIKAKEAAEETDAIKKHALDSDTENAGTTNLGVLLKAKMENN
- a CDS encoding integration host factor subunit beta produces the protein MTKSELISRLVGRLPAFKEDDVAFSVGLLLEAVLATLEKGQRAEIRGFGSFALNYRPPRNGRNPKSGEQVSVLPKYVPHFKPGKELKNRVNAKSGM